The following coding sequences are from one Phycisphaeraceae bacterium window:
- the infC gene encoding translation initiation factor IF-3, giving the protein MIRITPIRVIGPENEQVGVIETAEALRMADQAGLDLVEISPDARPPVCKIMDYGKYKYELSKKEHKSRAASKATEMKEVRLGRSIKIDEHDVQIRVQQSRRFLMAGHKVMVTQKFKGREIAHRDLGLERLKRFADSLADIAKVEQTPRWFGKQASIILAPDRVKVEAAKRALEKERLARIAAGEKIEPEVEEPVIDEPDLDDDDGDDDDQD; this is encoded by the coding sequence TTGATCCGGATCACCCCCATCCGCGTGATCGGTCCAGAGAACGAGCAGGTCGGTGTCATCGAGACCGCCGAGGCCCTCCGCATGGCCGACCAGGCCGGCCTCGATCTCGTCGAGATCTCCCCCGACGCCCGTCCGCCGGTCTGCAAGATCATGGACTACGGCAAGTACAAGTACGAGCTCTCGAAGAAGGAGCACAAGAGCCGCGCGGCGAGCAAGGCCACGGAAATGAAGGAAGTCCGCCTCGGACGGTCCATCAAGATCGACGAGCACGACGTCCAGATCCGTGTCCAGCAGTCCCGCCGGTTCCTCATGGCCGGCCACAAGGTGATGGTCACCCAGAAGTTCAAGGGCCGCGAGATCGCCCACCGCGATCTCGGCCTCGAACGCCTCAAACGCTTCGCCGACTCCCTCGCCGACATCGCCAAGGTCGAGCAGACCCCGCGCTGGTTCGGCAAGCAGGCCAGCATCATCCTCGCCCCCGACCGCGTCAAGGTCGAGGCCGCCAAGCGCGCCCTCGAAAAGGAGCGCCTCGCCCGCATCGCCGCCGGCGAGAAGATCGAGCCCGAGGTCGAAGAGCCCGTCATCGACGAGCCGGATCTCGATGATGACGACGGCGACGACGACGATCAGGACTGA
- a CDS encoding tyrosine--tRNA ligase: MTSAAPAQPFLDDLRARGLLHQCTSEAALAAHLADPVIAPRRAYAGFDPTADSLTVGNLLPITLLRRFQLAGHSPVVVMGGATGLIGDPSGKSAERELLTPDRVAANVESQRRIFGRIIDLAPSTKPATAPLLLNNLDWIGRLSFLEALRDVGKHFSVNMMIQKDSVRERLHARDQGISYTEFSYMILQAYDFAHLYKHHHVTLQIGGSDQWGNIVAGIDLIRRGWIRTAQRAAAGSNPDRASEIMQLPVYQEAASSIEIPPEKDAFGLTAPLVTKSDGSKFGKSESGAVWLTPERTSPYAFYQFWLNAADTDVLRLINFYTFFSLEQIQGLAAKHAANPGARDAHRALASHMTALLHGQSEADKAESAAKALFSGDLRSIDPSMLAEALAAAPASTHDKSQLAGDGLALLDLLPQTTICQSKTEARRLLAEGSISVNGDKAAPDTHLTPASLLNNRLIALRRGKKAWHVTVWG, translated from the coding sequence ATGACCTCCGCCGCACCCGCCCAGCCCTTTCTCGACGACCTCCGCGCCCGCGGCCTCCTGCACCAGTGCACCAGCGAGGCCGCTCTCGCCGCGCACCTGGCCGACCCCGTCATCGCCCCCCGCCGCGCCTACGCCGGGTTCGACCCAACCGCCGACTCGCTCACCGTCGGCAACCTCCTCCCCATCACCCTCCTCCGCCGCTTCCAACTCGCAGGCCACTCCCCCGTCGTCGTCATGGGCGGCGCCACGGGCCTTATCGGCGACCCCTCGGGCAAGTCCGCCGAGCGCGAACTGCTCACCCCCGACCGCGTCGCCGCGAACGTCGAATCCCAGCGCCGGATCTTCGGCCGCATCATCGACCTCGCCCCTTCCACAAAGCCCGCCACCGCCCCCCTGCTGCTCAACAACCTCGACTGGATCGGCCGCCTCTCCTTCCTCGAAGCGCTCCGCGACGTCGGCAAGCACTTCTCCGTCAACATGATGATCCAGAAGGACTCGGTCCGCGAGCGTCTCCACGCCCGCGACCAAGGGATCTCCTACACCGAGTTCTCCTACATGATCCTCCAGGCCTACGACTTCGCCCACCTATACAAGCACCACCATGTCACCCTTCAGATTGGCGGTAGTGACCAGTGGGGCAACATCGTCGCCGGGATCGATCTCATTCGGCGAGGCTGGATTCGGACGGCACAGCGAGCAGCAGCCGGTTCCAACCCAGACCGAGCTTCAGAAATCATGCAGCTGCCTGTCTATCAGGAAGCCGCGAGCTCGATAGAGATTCCCCCTGAGAAGGACGCCTTCGGCCTCACCGCCCCCCTTGTCACCAAGTCCGACGGCTCCAAGTTTGGCAAGTCCGAGTCCGGCGCCGTCTGGCTCACCCCCGAGCGCACCAGCCCCTACGCCTTCTACCAGTTCTGGCTCAACGCGGCGGACACCGACGTCCTCCGCCTCATCAACTTCTACACCTTCTTCAGCCTCGAGCAGATCCAGGGCCTCGCCGCGAAGCACGCCGCCAACCCCGGCGCCCGCGACGCCCACCGCGCCCTCGCCTCCCACATGACCGCCCTGCTCCACGGCCAATCCGAGGCCGACAAGGCCGAGTCCGCGGCGAAGGCCCTCTTCTCAGGCGACCTCCGCTCCATCGACCCATCCATGCTCGCCGAGGCCCTCGCCGCCGCCCCCGCCTCGACCCACGACAAGTCCCAACTCGCCGGCGACGGCCTCGCGCTCCTCGACCTGCTGCCGCAGACCACGATCTGCCAGAGCAAGACCGAGGCCCGCCGCCTCCTCGCCGAAGGGTCGATCAGCGTCAACGGCGACAAGGCCGCCCCCGACACCCACCTCACCCCCGCCTCCCTCCTCAACAACCGCCTCATCGCCCTCCGCCGCGGCAAGAAGGCCTGGCACGTCACCGTCTGGGGCTGA
- a CDS encoding serine/threonine protein kinase: protein MTQQPHRPDLTETSPMVGSGEGSQADLPALQPEGAVIGGGKSKSGTNVDTIIGRIVVDQGLATSEEVQQCLEQKRSQLQDNNQKSLSELLVENDYITPRQLERLRMIAEAERSGQQIPGYKVLGKLGAGAMATVWKARQLSLDRLVAIKVLPAKYSQTSQFIARFYAEGKAAASLNHPNIVQAYDVGQAGDRHYFVMEYVDGRTVYDDIAKHKRYSEKDAIDVISQITEALQHAHAKGLIHRDVKPKNIMMTHEGVAKLADMGLARAISDKEAAEAEQGKAFGTPYYISPEQIRGEKEIGPQADIYSLGATLYHMVTGAVPFDGKSPSAVMHKHLKAELVPPDHVNPRLSPGISEVIEMMMAKQPGQRYKSTTDLLMDLKAVREGKTPPIAHKDIGGVDLSSVIAAEAAAPAVIAEDQTRASANRLQVFEVLFYVMLGLFVVSVAVNVFLFSRGGG, encoded by the coding sequence ATGACCCAGCAGCCTCACAGACCGGATCTCACCGAGACCTCGCCCATGGTCGGTTCGGGCGAGGGCTCCCAGGCCGACCTGCCCGCCCTCCAGCCCGAGGGGGCCGTGATCGGCGGCGGCAAGTCCAAGAGCGGCACCAACGTCGACACCATCATCGGCCGCATCGTCGTCGACCAGGGCCTCGCCACCAGCGAAGAGGTCCAGCAGTGCCTTGAGCAGAAGCGCAGCCAGCTCCAGGACAACAACCAGAAGTCCCTCTCCGAACTCCTCGTCGAGAACGACTACATCACCCCGCGCCAACTCGAGCGCCTCCGCATGATCGCCGAGGCCGAGCGCAGCGGCCAGCAGATCCCCGGCTACAAGGTCCTCGGCAAACTCGGCGCCGGCGCCATGGCCACCGTCTGGAAGGCCCGCCAACTCTCCCTCGACCGCCTCGTCGCCATCAAGGTCCTCCCCGCCAAGTACTCCCAGACCAGCCAGTTCATCGCCCGCTTCTACGCCGAGGGCAAGGCCGCCGCGTCCCTCAACCACCCCAACATCGTGCAGGCCTACGACGTCGGCCAGGCCGGCGACCGCCACTACTTCGTCATGGAGTACGTCGACGGCCGCACCGTCTACGACGACATCGCCAAGCACAAGCGGTACTCCGAGAAGGACGCCATCGACGTCATCTCCCAGATCACCGAGGCCCTCCAGCACGCCCACGCCAAGGGCCTCATCCACCGCGACGTCAAGCCCAAGAACATCATGATGACCCATGAGGGCGTCGCCAAGCTCGCCGACATGGGCCTCGCCCGCGCCATTAGCGACAAGGAAGCCGCCGAGGCCGAGCAGGGCAAGGCCTTCGGCACCCCCTACTACATCAGCCCCGAGCAGATCCGCGGCGAAAAAGAGATCGGCCCCCAGGCCGACATCTACTCCCTCGGCGCCACCCTCTACCACATGGTCACCGGCGCCGTCCCCTTCGACGGCAAGAGCCCCTCGGCCGTCATGCACAAGCACCTCAAGGCCGAACTCGTCCCCCCGGATCATGTGAACCCCAGGCTCTCCCCGGGCATCAGCGAAGTCATCGAGATGATGATGGCCAAGCAGCCCGGCCAGCGGTACAAGTCCACCACCGACCTCCTGATGGACCTCAAGGCCGTCCGCGAGGGCAAGACGCCCCCCATCGCCCACAAGGACATCGGCGGCGTCGACCTCTCCAGCGTCATCGCCGCCGAGGCCGCCGCCCCCGCCGTCATCGCCGAGGACCAGACCCGCGCCTCCGCCAACCGCCTCCAGGTCTTCGAAGTCCTCTTCTACGTCATGCTCGGCCTCTTCGTCGTCAGCGTCGCCGTCAACGTCTTCCTCTTCTCCCGCGGCGGCGGCTGA
- a CDS encoding ammonia-forming cytochrome c nitrite reductase subunit c552, translating into MQSSARRVREPAGRAAFWLVLVVVFAATIAVMLLLRNIAQRKREAATTFVRVVETNESTVDPAVWGKNFPDQYDTYMRTVDTTRTRYGGSEDFQKLDSDPALRTLFDGYAFSIDYREERGHAYMLSDQRETKRVTERKQPGACLQCHASNVVAYREVGLKNGAPGTVDEPLLSANGLAQLNAGFDAVCAMPYSEATALVDHAISCLDCHDPGTMALRVTRPGFMRGIAALAASAEPVPHLPSVERWRAGSRSTPYDPNTMASRQEMRSFACAQCHVEYYFKGKEKTVTYPWAKGVNVDQVEAYYDEAGFSDWKHPRSGADLLKAQHPEFETWSQGVHARSGVSCADCHMPYQRVGAMKYSSHHVRSPMLSIAASCQTCHPQPEAELLARVNIIQDRTKALMSRSEQAAIDLITALEEASKSGVSDDKLAAARALLRKAQWRLDFVNAENSMGFHAPQESARILADSIDYSRQGMAALNAVLHPPAKRADAAAGGGAGL; encoded by the coding sequence ATGCAGAGCAGTGCACGGAGAGTTCGGGAGCCCGCCGGGCGGGCGGCATTCTGGCTCGTGCTGGTGGTGGTGTTCGCCGCGACCATCGCGGTGATGCTCCTGCTGCGGAACATCGCGCAGCGCAAGCGGGAGGCGGCGACGACGTTCGTCCGCGTCGTGGAGACGAACGAATCGACCGTCGACCCGGCGGTGTGGGGGAAGAACTTCCCGGACCAGTACGACACCTACATGCGCACGGTGGACACGACCCGTACGCGGTACGGCGGGAGCGAGGATTTCCAGAAGCTCGATTCCGACCCGGCCCTGCGGACGCTGTTCGACGGCTACGCGTTCTCGATCGACTACCGCGAGGAGCGAGGGCACGCGTACATGCTGTCGGACCAGCGGGAGACCAAGCGGGTGACGGAGCGGAAGCAGCCCGGCGCGTGCCTCCAGTGCCACGCGTCGAACGTGGTGGCGTACCGCGAGGTCGGCCTCAAGAACGGCGCGCCCGGCACGGTCGACGAGCCGCTGCTGTCCGCGAACGGTCTGGCGCAGCTCAACGCCGGGTTCGACGCCGTGTGCGCGATGCCGTACTCCGAGGCCACGGCGCTGGTGGACCACGCGATCTCGTGCCTTGACTGCCACGACCCGGGCACGATGGCCCTGCGGGTCACCCGCCCCGGGTTCATGCGCGGCATCGCGGCGCTCGCGGCGAGCGCCGAGCCGGTGCCGCACCTGCCCAGCGTGGAGCGGTGGCGGGCCGGGTCCCGCAGCACGCCGTACGACCCGAACACCATGGCCAGCCGGCAGGAGATGCGGTCGTTCGCGTGTGCGCAGTGCCACGTCGAGTACTACTTCAAGGGCAAGGAGAAGACCGTCACCTACCCGTGGGCGAAGGGGGTGAACGTGGACCAGGTCGAGGCGTACTACGACGAGGCGGGGTTCTCCGATTGGAAGCACCCGCGCTCCGGCGCCGATCTGCTCAAGGCGCAGCACCCCGAGTTCGAGACCTGGAGCCAGGGCGTGCACGCGAGGTCCGGGGTTTCGTGCGCCGATTGCCACATGCCCTACCAGCGCGTCGGCGCGATGAAGTACAGCAGCCACCATGTCCGCAGCCCGATGCTGAGCATCGCGGCGTCGTGCCAGACGTGCCACCCGCAGCCCGAGGCGGAGCTGCTGGCCCGGGTGAACATCATCCAGGACCGGACCAAGGCGCTGATGAGCCGGAGCGAGCAGGCGGCGATCGACCTGATCACGGCGCTCGAAGAGGCGTCGAAGTCCGGGGTGAGCGACGACAAACTGGCGGCGGCCCGGGCGCTTCTCCGGAAGGCCCAGTGGCGGCTGGACTTCGTGAACGCGGAGAACTCGATGGGGTTCCACGCGCCGCAGGAGTCGGCGCGGATCCTCGCGGACTCGATCGACTACTCGCGCCAGGGGATGGCGGCGCTCAACGCGGTGCTGCATCCACCGGCGAAGAGGGCCGACGCCGCGGCGGGCGGGGGCGCCGGGCTCTGA
- a CDS encoding patatin-like phospholipase family protein: MTIWRRIVLVAVLAGVPAGCVVNRPTLEPEELDRRRVSYLREVADEREAGIQKIVRRWTREYEEYASGKTAEPPVFDVLVISGGGDKGAFGAGFLEGWGTVQGELARPEFDVVSGVSTGALIAPFAFIGSGTSYERILKLYQDPSDDWIKLRGLFFFLPGSTSFYDNSGLARDIRREINDEVIAELAKGSEQDRVLAIGTTNLDLSMERTWDLGDQAQLALAVQDADRVHRILLASAAIPAAFPPVVIDDTLYVDGGTTANILIVTDLRADDTPRNVLRRDHPGVPIPKMRYWVVINNQLDARPQIVQPSWVSITAGSVETTVRSSTNTALRYFAQQVDYVRLAEGIDVELRYVSIPQSWRAPKTGLFQKETMQSLSEMGRRMGADPASWRMDLAATKLPGELLEEVTSEQEAVEVLPEERPAE, from the coding sequence ATGACCATCTGGCGGCGCATCGTGTTGGTTGCTGTGCTGGCCGGTGTGCCCGCGGGGTGCGTGGTGAACCGGCCGACGCTCGAGCCGGAGGAGTTGGACCGCCGCAGGGTGTCCTACCTGCGCGAGGTGGCGGACGAGCGAGAGGCGGGGATCCAGAAGATCGTCCGGAGGTGGACGAGGGAGTACGAGGAGTACGCCTCGGGGAAGACGGCGGAACCGCCGGTGTTCGACGTGCTGGTGATCTCCGGCGGCGGTGACAAAGGGGCGTTCGGCGCCGGGTTCCTCGAGGGGTGGGGCACGGTGCAGGGGGAGTTGGCTCGTCCGGAGTTCGACGTCGTGTCCGGGGTGTCGACGGGGGCGCTGATCGCGCCGTTCGCGTTCATCGGGAGCGGGACGTCGTACGAGCGGATCCTGAAGCTGTACCAGGACCCGAGCGACGACTGGATCAAACTCCGCGGGCTGTTCTTCTTCCTTCCCGGGTCGACGTCGTTCTACGACAACTCGGGGCTGGCGCGGGACATCCGGCGCGAGATCAACGACGAGGTGATCGCGGAACTGGCGAAGGGGTCGGAGCAGGACCGGGTGCTGGCGATCGGGACGACGAACCTCGATCTGAGCATGGAACGGACGTGGGACCTCGGGGACCAGGCGCAGCTGGCGCTGGCGGTGCAGGACGCCGACCGGGTGCACCGGATCCTGCTCGCGTCGGCCGCGATTCCGGCGGCGTTCCCGCCGGTGGTGATCGACGACACGCTGTACGTCGACGGGGGGACGACGGCGAACATCCTGATCGTGACAGACCTGCGCGCCGACGATACGCCGCGGAACGTGCTGCGCCGCGACCACCCCGGCGTGCCGATCCCCAAGATGCGGTACTGGGTGGTGATCAACAACCAGCTCGATGCGAGGCCGCAGATCGTGCAGCCGTCGTGGGTGAGCATCACGGCGGGATCGGTGGAGACGACGGTGCGGTCGTCGACGAACACGGCGCTGCGGTACTTCGCGCAGCAGGTGGACTACGTGCGGCTGGCGGAGGGGATCGACGTGGAACTGCGGTATGTGAGCATCCCGCAGTCGTGGCGGGCCCCCAAAACCGGGCTGTTCCAGAAGGAGACGATGCAGTCGCTCAGCGAGATGGGGCGCCGGATGGGGGCGGACCCGGCGTCGTGGCGCATGGATCTGGCGGCAACGAAACTGCCGGGTGAGTTGCTCGAGGAGGTCACGAGCGAGCAGGAGGCGGTCGAGGTGCTGCCCGAAGAGCGCCCGGCGGAATGA
- the rlmKL gene encoding bifunctional 23S rRNA (guanine(2069)-N(7))-methyltransferase RlmK/23S rRNA (guanine(2445)-N(2))-methyltransferase RlmL, translating to MTTPPPRPAEPMDLLATSTFGLESVVARELEHLGYQAKPIATGRVLFRGDPAGRAVCRANLWLRSADRVLIRVGEVPAADFDALFNGIKALPWERWIPRNGAFPVSGRCVRSQLSSEPAVQRATKRAIVERLMSAHGAAELPETGARVSVDVSILRDVATLTIDTSGAGLHKRGYREGNPGEAALKETLAAGLVLLSVWRPGRALVDPFCGSGTIAIEAAMIGRNMAPGLQRGFDAEGWGWIDTGIWREERESARGAAEPRLSPTIHASDVDERAIRIAQANARAAGVERDIHFGVRDVKDLSSKLDYGCVVTNPPYGVRLGEEREIAMLYRGLPRVFRLMPTWSFHILTGLLDLETIFGQPAARRRKLYNSKIKCTYFSFLGPKPPDMQRESWGGDEIDAPELPEDDIELIEGRQDAAPAGVEPPAASSAAASAERRESPPRAPAAPAFGGLRERDEKEAREFAASLANNLRHLRKYPSRGIPCYRVYERDVPDVPLIVDRYEERYHAAEYERQHSRTVAQQADWFDLMRRTIAQTADVPIEQVYMKEKHRQRGLTQHEKQGEARHVFVVSEGGLRFEVNLSDYIDTGLFLDHRLTRQMVREQAAGKRVLNLFCYTGAFTVYAAAGGARETTSVDLSNTYVDWAGRNLGLNGLAGPSHRLVRSDVKEFLLSQRARAQGLYDLAVVDPPTFSNSTSTEEDWEVLHGHVPLLTTLAPLMSPGGVVYFSTNFRRFKLDERSIAEAGLSSREISNRTVPPEYRNRRIHRCWRLQAVGKEEAVGALSRRVRDGRATHANETGSPE from the coding sequence ATGACCACGCCCCCGCCGCGCCCCGCCGAGCCGATGGACCTGCTCGCGACGAGCACCTTCGGCCTCGAGAGCGTGGTGGCGCGGGAGCTCGAACACCTGGGCTACCAGGCGAAGCCGATCGCGACCGGGCGGGTGCTGTTCCGGGGTGACCCGGCCGGACGCGCGGTCTGCCGCGCGAACCTGTGGCTGCGATCGGCCGACCGCGTGCTGATCCGCGTCGGCGAGGTTCCCGCCGCGGATTTCGACGCGCTGTTCAACGGCATCAAGGCGCTGCCGTGGGAGCGGTGGATCCCGCGCAATGGGGCGTTCCCGGTCAGCGGCCGGTGCGTGCGGTCGCAGTTGAGCAGCGAGCCGGCGGTGCAGCGGGCGACCAAGCGGGCGATCGTCGAGCGGCTCATGAGCGCGCACGGCGCGGCGGAACTTCCGGAGACCGGGGCGCGGGTGTCGGTCGACGTCTCGATCCTGCGCGACGTGGCGACCCTGACGATCGACACCTCCGGAGCGGGCCTGCACAAGCGCGGGTACCGCGAAGGAAACCCCGGCGAGGCGGCGCTGAAGGAGACGCTCGCGGCGGGGCTGGTGCTGCTGAGCGTCTGGCGTCCGGGACGGGCGCTGGTCGATCCCTTCTGCGGGAGCGGCACGATTGCCATCGAGGCGGCGATGATCGGCCGGAACATGGCGCCCGGGCTGCAGCGGGGATTCGATGCCGAGGGATGGGGGTGGATCGATACCGGAATCTGGAGGGAGGAGCGGGAGTCGGCCCGCGGCGCGGCCGAGCCCCGGTTGAGCCCGACGATCCACGCGAGCGATGTGGATGAGCGGGCCATCCGGATCGCGCAGGCGAACGCCCGCGCGGCGGGCGTCGAGCGGGACATCCACTTCGGCGTGCGGGATGTGAAGGACCTGTCGAGCAAACTCGACTACGGGTGTGTCGTGACCAACCCACCCTACGGCGTCCGGCTGGGCGAGGAGCGCGAGATCGCGATGCTCTACCGCGGGCTGCCGCGGGTGTTCCGCTTGATGCCGACGTGGTCGTTCCACATCCTGACGGGCCTTCTGGACCTCGAGACGATCTTCGGCCAGCCCGCGGCGAGGCGGAGAAAGTTGTACAACTCCAAGATCAAGTGCACCTATTTCTCGTTTCTGGGTCCGAAGCCGCCGGACATGCAGAGGGAGTCGTGGGGCGGGGACGAGATCGATGCGCCCGAACTTCCTGAAGATGACATCGAGTTGATCGAGGGCCGTCAGGATGCAGCGCCGGCCGGGGTGGAGCCGCCCGCGGCAAGCAGTGCCGCGGCGTCCGCCGAGAGGCGAGAATCGCCGCCCAGGGCGCCCGCTGCGCCGGCGTTCGGCGGCCTGCGGGAGCGGGATGAGAAGGAGGCGAGGGAGTTCGCCGCGAGCCTCGCGAACAACCTGCGGCACCTCCGGAAGTACCCATCGCGCGGCATCCCGTGCTACCGCGTGTACGAGCGGGACGTGCCGGATGTGCCGCTGATCGTCGATCGGTACGAGGAGCGGTACCACGCCGCGGAGTACGAGCGCCAGCACAGCCGGACGGTGGCGCAGCAGGCGGACTGGTTTGACCTGATGCGGCGCACGATCGCGCAGACGGCGGACGTTCCGATCGAGCAGGTCTATATGAAGGAGAAGCACCGCCAGCGCGGGCTTACCCAGCACGAGAAGCAGGGGGAGGCGCGGCACGTGTTTGTCGTGAGCGAGGGGGGGTTGAGATTCGAGGTAAACCTCTCCGACTACATCGACACCGGGCTGTTCCTCGACCACCGGCTGACGCGGCAGATGGTGCGGGAGCAGGCGGCGGGCAAACGGGTGCTGAACCTGTTCTGCTACACCGGGGCGTTCACCGTGTACGCCGCGGCGGGCGGGGCGCGGGAGACGACGAGCGTCGACCTCTCCAACACCTACGTGGACTGGGCGGGGCGGAACCTCGGGCTCAACGGCCTTGCGGGCCCCTCGCACCGCCTCGTGCGGTCGGATGTGAAGGAGTTCCTGCTGTCGCAGCGGGCCCGGGCGCAGGGGCTGTACGACCTGGCGGTGGTGGACCCGCCGACGTTCTCGAACAGCACATCGACCGAAGAGGACTGGGAGGTGCTGCACGGGCACGTGCCGCTGCTGACGACGCTCGCTCCGCTGATGTCGCCCGGGGGCGTGGTGTACTTCTCGACGAACTTCCGGAGGTTCAAGCTCGACGAGCGGTCGATCGCCGAGGCGGGGCTGTCCTCCCGCGAGATCAGCAATCGGACGGTGCCTCCGGAGTATCGGAACCGGAGGATCCACCGGTGCTGGCGGCTGCAGGCGGTGGGGAAGGAGGAAGCGGTCGGCGCGCTGTCGCGCCGGGTTCGGGATGGGAGGGCCACCCATGCGAACGAGACGGGGAGCCCGGAGTAG
- a CDS encoding DUF481 domain-containing protein, which yields MNNRTARTRLPARLIALAAGSLLSTAALAVDRVTLPTGETLTGEVVGVTASSIILRHPVLGDVHVDSADATITHLAPEEPPADGAAPDATPHADSDAMKEAEAHVEAARWKFKLVAGLSYITGNTKSFNVSTLLELKREADDMKTVFSGGGFYGRADGEDNQANAFAQVVQEWFFKDSPWLWFADARFDYDEFQSWRYRFAAHTGPGYKFFDLEAFKLTGLLGIGVKKEWQSDDDDWIPEGQAGVNGFWQITPRQKLEFSAYYYPDFSDFANFRTRESVLWSVLLDESLNLSLTAGLIHEYQAEVDPGDVKNDIKIIAGLQIEF from the coding sequence ATGAACAACCGCACCGCGCGCACACGACTCCCGGCCCGGCTGATCGCCCTCGCCGCCGGCTCGCTCCTCTCCACCGCCGCGCTGGCAGTCGACCGCGTCACCCTCCCCACCGGCGAGACGCTCACCGGCGAGGTCGTCGGCGTCACCGCTTCCTCCATCATCCTCCGCCACCCCGTCCTCGGCGATGTCCATGTCGATAGCGCCGACGCCACGATCACCCACCTCGCCCCCGAAGAACCGCCCGCCGACGGCGCCGCGCCGGATGCGACCCCGCACGCCGATTCCGACGCCATGAAGGAGGCCGAGGCCCACGTCGAGGCTGCTCGCTGGAAGTTCAAGCTCGTCGCCGGCCTCTCGTACATCACCGGCAACACCAAGAGCTTCAACGTCAGCACCCTCCTCGAGCTCAAACGCGAAGCCGATGACATGAAAACCGTCTTCTCCGGCGGCGGCTTCTACGGCCGCGCCGACGGCGAGGACAACCAGGCCAACGCCTTCGCCCAGGTCGTCCAGGAGTGGTTCTTCAAGGACTCTCCCTGGCTCTGGTTCGCCGACGCCCGCTTCGACTACGACGAGTTCCAGTCCTGGCGCTACCGCTTCGCCGCTCACACCGGCCCCGGCTACAAGTTCTTCGATCTGGAGGCCTTCAAACTCACCGGCCTGCTCGGCATCGGTGTGAAGAAGGAATGGCAGTCCGACGACGACGACTGGATCCCGGAAGGCCAGGCGGGCGTCAATGGCTTCTGGCAGATCACGCCCAGGCAGAAGCTCGAGTTCTCCGCCTACTACTACCCCGACTTCTCGGACTTCGCGAACTTCCGCACCCGCGAATCGGTCCTCTGGTCCGTCCTCCTCGATGAGTCCCTCAACCTCAGCCTCACCGCCGGCCTCATCCACGAGTACCAGGCCGAGGTCGACCCTGGCGACGTCAAGAACGACATCAAGATCATCGCCGGCCTCCAGATCGAGTTCTGA
- the nrfH gene encoding cytochrome c nitrite reductase small subunit, which translates to MKPSRSMGTAMTVLAALLGVFLGLGAFTFTYAEGWSYLSNDPAACVNCHVMNQQHRDWEHSSHHAWAVCNDCHVPHDSVVSKYATKADHGARHSWGFTFQTFHEPIQIKASSLAAVQENCVRCHEGMVSEIVRAGGGEAMDCVHCHRDVGHAR; encoded by the coding sequence ATGAAGCCCAGCCGATCGATGGGTACGGCGATGACGGTCCTGGCCGCGCTGCTGGGGGTGTTCCTGGGTCTGGGCGCGTTCACGTTTACGTATGCCGAGGGGTGGTCGTACCTCTCGAACGATCCGGCGGCGTGCGTGAACTGCCATGTGATGAACCAGCAGCACCGGGATTGGGAGCACTCGTCTCATCACGCCTGGGCGGTGTGCAACGACTGCCACGTGCCGCACGACTCGGTGGTGAGCAAATACGCGACGAAGGCCGATCACGGTGCGAGGCACTCGTGGGGCTTCACCTTCCAAACGTTCCACGAGCCGATCCAGATCAAGGCGAGCAGCCTGGCGGCGGTGCAGGAGAACTGCGTCCGGTGCCATGAGGGGATGGTCAGCGAGATTGTCCGTGCCGGCGGCGGCGAGGCGATGGACTGCGTCCACTGCCATCGTGATGTCGGTCATGCGCGGTAG
- a CDS encoding lipid-binding SYLF domain-containing protein, producing MVLFARAAITGLLIWSVAVPGCATAPGTEKERVSLANSAADALARMKFEDTGLDAFIKKSYGYAIFPAVGKGALGIGGAYGRGEVYELGQMVGYCDLTQATLGLQAGGQEYSELICFENRNALDRFREGQFAFSANASATALRSGAAATAKFADGVAVFTYVSAGLMFEASIGGQQFSFQPR from the coding sequence ATGGTCCTGTTCGCCCGCGCCGCCATCACGGGCCTCCTGATCTGGTCAGTCGCCGTCCCCGGCTGCGCCACCGCCCCGGGCACGGAGAAAGAACGCGTCTCGCTCGCCAACAGCGCCGCCGACGCGCTCGCCCGCATGAAGTTCGAGGACACCGGCCTCGACGCCTTCATCAAGAAGTCCTATGGCTACGCGATCTTCCCTGCCGTCGGCAAGGGCGCCCTGGGCATCGGCGGCGCCTACGGCCGCGGCGAGGTCTACGAACTCGGCCAAATGGTCGGCTACTGCGACCTCACCCAGGCCACCCTCGGCCTCCAGGCCGGCGGCCAGGAATACTCTGAGCTCATCTGCTTCGAGAACCGCAACGCCCTCGACCGCTTCCGCGAGGGCCAGTTCGCCTTCTCCGCCAACGCCTCCGCCACCGCCCTCAGGTCCGGCGCCGCGGCGACCGCCAAGTTCGCCGACGGCGTCGCCGTCTTCACCTATGTCAGCGCGGGCCTCATGTTCGAGGCCTCCATCGGCGGTCAGCAGTTCTCCTTCCAGCCCCGGTAA